Part of the Sphingorhabdus pulchriflava genome is shown below.
ATCTTCGATTATGCCGTACTTCGCCTGATGCTTGCTCTGGATGATCTTGCCGATAGTGATGATGGCAATGATGGCTACGACCATCGTGAAGGGATCGCCGATCATTTGATTACTTCCTTTTCATGTGTTGGCTGAGCGGGCAGGCTGCGAAGTGCCTCGATTTCGTTGGCGAGACTATAGCCCTGATCCGTCACTATGCGTTCGAGAACAGCGACCCGTTCTTCAAGTCGTCCCTTGTCGGCTGCATATTGCGCGGCTTTTTCAGCGATGTTCTGGGCATCCAGTTCCATCTGCCGCTCTTTCAATTTCATCCATGGGCGGAAAATTGCCCCGGCAAATATGGCGAGCAATCCGCAGCAAATGCCCAATATAGGTATGAGTAAGGGGCTCATCGGGGTGGCTTTCTATTTGGTTCAGTTAGTAGGGCCGCGCAGGGCTTCGATTTCAGAAGTCAGCCTGTGCGCATCATCGACTACGATTTTCTCCACACTCGCAAGGCGGTCCTTGATTGAACCGAGTTCGGCGCGCAGTTGGGCATTTTCCTGACTTAGCAGTTTGATCCGTTCGATCGATTCCTGATCGGTCTTGGGATAAATTGCTTGGCCCCATGCGCCATCAAGCGGATAGCCATTCTTGATACGCAGCCAAGTTGTGATAACCCAGCCGGCCGAAATTGAGACAATTCCTATGCCGATCATCGGGCCGATTGCAGAAAGTATGGCTAGTTTATCCGGGTCCATTTTCTTGGTCCTTTTCGTTGCGCTTTAGCGCAGGCTCTCGATCTCGTCGGCCAGGCGCACGCCTTTGTCGGTCGCGATCCGCTCCAGAACGGCGATCCTTTCCTCCAGGCGGCTAATCTTGCCGCCAAGCTGTTCATTCTCGCTGGTCAAAAGTCCGATTTTGCGCTCGGTTTCGGGCAGTTCTTTGGTGGTTTTCCCACCCCATTCATCTTCCAACGCATAGCCATGCTTGGCACGGATCCAGTTGTTGATCACCCAGCCTGCGGTGCACAGGCCAACGATCCAGATTATCGTGTCGGGTCCCATATCCATTTTCCCTTTCCTTGCTGAGCTCAGCGCAAGCGTTCGATTTCGCGGCCCAGATTGAGGCTGCTGTCGGTCGCGATCCGTTCCATGACCGAAAGCCTGTCTTCCAGACGGAGCATTTGGCCGCGCATCGCTTCATTTTCGTTGACCAACAATTCGGTCTGCCGGGTAGGCGTCAGTCCCTCTTGAGCGAGAGCTGCCTTGACCTTGCGGCGACCATACCACTGGATTGTGAGCGTGATTGCTGACCCCATCAATGCTCCGAGGAACAAGATGGCCATAAAATCGCCTTCGTGCATGTAATCCCTCCCAAGCCGACCTAGCGCTTAGCGCAGGCTTTCGATTTCGTCGGCGAGTTGCTTGTTGTTGCTGACGTAAAAGGTTTCCATGTCAGCGAGGCGACGGTCGATTTCGCGGAAGCGCGAACGGATGTCGCGGGTCGTGCGGGCAGGGGACTGGCGGACACCCTGCCAGAATTTCTGCTCGGCCTTATCCTCCGTATAGAGGTGGATCGGCTTTTTGTCGGCCATCCAGGCGGTGATCCAATAAGCAATCAGCGTCCAGGGAAAGCCGCCCATCAATGTGAGCATGACCGCGCCCAGCCGAACCCAGAGGACATTGACCCCTGTATAGTCCGCTATGCCTGCGCAA
Proteins encoded:
- the pspC gene encoding envelope stress response membrane protein PspC; amino-acid sequence: MSGMHTKFYLDKQNGKWKGVCAGIADYTGVNVLWVRLGAVMLTLMGGFPWTLIAYWITAWMADKKPIHLYTEDKAEQKFWQGVRQSPARTTRDIRSRFREIDRRLADMETFYVSNNKQLADEIESLR